From Solea senegalensis isolate Sse05_10M linkage group LG7, IFAPA_SoseM_1, whole genome shotgun sequence, a single genomic window includes:
- the si:ch211-220f16.2 gene encoding golgin subfamily B member 1 isoform X1, giving the protein MLKWFSGEEGDPGSGGPGSPLSAAGGGELAVEEMAERLSQTEQLVAHLKEMIREKDAALRTKDDQLKVEKEECEAKLTKARLQNKAKVTSLSAQLEELRKQQGGQGTPKHSKKGSSEGGGGEQASRGKIVLLKKKVEELEQQLSLRDSELESKRKEVESHCQRGEEIDAMLTEKDRKLAEKEAYIVHLQTAFAGDQPIAPALQQKVAEDSGAMQELQLLIQSLTRKVGEAEERYSLLQEQTESLKELLVTEKEQYAQKETMYKQNIQTFKDIIIQKDNQLTEIGQMHEQELFKLAAKSDASADLEQLLKALKQKLHEKEEVLLGKTQVIDVLQGEVDGRDQQIQELTERLRRLQVARESLESKMEAEKHVMRAQLRDLMEKQQAEAQRMTEQHQLQLDQTKQDLLVQLEELRRASVAAPPACQETSGTGGVPADSALSQRISELEVLAKQKTDEASKSESKFLKMKAWSKSRIRQLEDELKKSQAGAAPPDLTDLRSRITSLEEEREENLWKFEQYEELKTKNEMLEAKLVVYEEQQRTLQADLEQFTKRAASQASESGSADDTQSQVLEWQEMVTEAVNARDRAREEKANMALRISQMEEEREELIEDDWFFPGCSDPALATQQQELEEELAQARGLGQHRAKKLTAPAQRSLQEDFEFDGQVPFHDPHSTSESTTPMEGENMGGWWPEYSSPDTDGLRSVVEELELERNQLQEQILSLEERCQDLEDRLQLQARIEALQNESEKLQSQLASVRSQQSRDAEKHQLLVSSLNEQLKGLSDTQECLESSLIEKENTLAKTSEKLELISSLRESLSEKEIQYRDVSDKLLQADHALDNISKKFSSSEKQCSELRTEVSDLTQKLTALKEKTQKQDVTIETLQTELDQTNEELDKLNSAHLEERAQLIHDLQTCEREIDSLKDTVLEKDKEISALSVNMAEYTEQILVLKQDVKLKEESLIQVETVLRKAEQEAMIIRDSQNSDQQALNSKITEVVEKLNDAEEELVKAKEKAEYKDAEVEQLLKQVEDDKKMIQELRGELQKQVGSHSHHLLECETHITSLKEQLMLSTQKLQESEQLVLQLNDKNTNNDKLEQELHDKEQTYENELKSFKEEHNKLLAQVEKYNNEMQKLSKQLEERTQSEEHIHKEMQEKVETLEKQLSANDKHAEDERQKLSSELQVRDSENQKLSSELKSKAENISKLKNLLKSTKAEKQRVTDELKLQKQAVKELNEKVSSALELNSCLESQVQCLTKEKERLTEEVSESIQNKDSLQAQISMLETQNSQNDTTQKGLQRDNEQLTLQIKELNGVLEQSTHSTTEVLLAKTNECSRLNQILREKEDEVKQLQDRVQNLMSEVDQIKLDGAQKEQATVDLHMQLEAEQNQQTQLQETVFMLREQESSLRSGLMEKDAKLKEKQEECHGLQNEISKLQAEAESLKEELTQLRQQLHEGDEMLKDTMQQCQKHKDELNHATKTVEAQRDQISVMEENTRKLKSEAELWQAELSHSNSRIQTLIEEIQQHRAACESREQELVQQTQLATNLDSQLKVTLEQISDLSKNISTLTEDNQTLKKELSQNITSVSELTTEMSSLQERNSGFEIEISNSQKEISSLLREKEELTVAVKELKHILKESDELNSAGLFEKTNECANLSKTIREREEQLQSIQEHVDGLKMQISQFSKSSEEKEAALSEQRFQLEAQQNQLLQLQDSVSALQEQSSALKSGLMEKDLLLQQTAEESRVYQNEVALHKELVSRLQEEVQLLRRECLDVKQQIEQKEQTLNEVSKEFQSQKDELNKRNESVISLSSQLGAMNENAAEMEIEMTNLKDSVQKLTAEKSQLTQEDNQRKAEIVDFKDSILALNEQNTSLKSELQNIVTEVTELRQFVSDKEIELKAAYAELENLTLTLKEKDDTLNQKENLIQQLNSNITEQQGQLKQKADDSVGLNTKVSDLEDCVCKLRGQVENLTAESSTLKNRLESRELSNLELQSHSSAAVESLQSNLQSKEAECETLKEQISHLKESVTKLNGSLEAQMANSENLRKALMEKEAALLHQSETLKDVQRRADEALLFKSQFMESTELVSQLQSHNELLSAEAENLRKSSEETHIAFSNLKEKYAASLEELQDMRRQMSHQVDEVSKLQRLLDDFSMERQAATTTIETLRNELSVIHHKLEQSGDLNTSLTKEKDEAFSANQASVSMLTLEIDRLKSQHLQVVAQMDALTENLEQREMALHAINSQYTAQAKHASQLVSEMQKLEEKNQQLKKEFGMSKAEHQNRLTSVCNENSHLQDEVRKLLAEKEELERKHQQLCMSQGELQLQMEQQSSSMKEMVEKMVLEKEELQAKKLDEKMVYKKLPEEITRSREVETLRCDTERKDTLLVKQESLADTMVSQLESEKVRLHGDLQRCMYEIQQRDHYLQQLNTKLQQAVEEKGACAAQMRAVVQTLRDTQNRCHWLETQVQGQAQQGSVYAEVAPGAPQERSRESMVVETAEVGQLRDRLLEVEQILADERARRETAEEALRLAEDRVKSVSGASRVDEPDFSIDMETEEGWGALSLDPNQPLITRQVKGGMVACRRWLRGRSLYFSKLLTSRTRSRYLFLAYLLTIHVLVLMCLTGAL; this is encoded by the exons GAGCAGTATGCACAGAAGGAGACCATGTATAAACAGAAT ATCCAGACtttcaaagacatcatcatACAGAAAGATAATCAGCTGACGGAGATCGGCCAAATGCACGAACAGGAGCTCTTCAAGCTAGCAGCAAAGTCTGATGCCAGTGCAGACTTGGAGCAG CTTTTGAAGGCTCTGAAACAGAAGCTCCATGAGAAAGAGGAGGTGCTGCTCGGTAAAACCCAGGTCATTGATGTTCTCCAGGGAGAAGTGGATGGCAGGGACCAACAGATTCAG GAGCTCACTGAGCGGCTTCGACGGTTACAGGTCGCACGAGAGAGTTTGGAAtccaagatggaggcagagaagCATGTGATGCGAGCACAACTTCGTGACCTGATGGAGAAACAGCAGGCGGAGGCGCAGCGGATGACCGAACAACATCAGCTACAGTTGGACCAAACCAAGCAGGATCTCTTGGTGCAactggaggagctgaggagagCCTCAGTTGCAGCGCCACCTGCCTGTCAGGAGACCTCGGGAACTGGAGGTGTGCCTGCTGATTCAGCCCTCAGCCAGAGAATTTCTGAGCTGGAAG TCCTTGCAAAGCAGAAAACAGATGAAGCCAGCAAATCAGAATCCAAGTTCCTGAAGATGAAAGCCTGGTCCAAATCCCGGATCAGACAGTTGGAAGACGAATTGAAGAAAAGCCAG GCTGGAGCGGCGCCCCCAGACCTGACTGACCTGCGTAGTCGCATAACTTCActtgaggaggagagggaggaaaatcTTTGGAAATTTGAGCAATATGAGGAGCTCAAAACAAAGAACG AAATGCTGGAGGCTAAGCTGGTGGTGtatgaggagcagcagagaacaCTGCAAGCCGACCTGGAGCAGTTCACAAAGAGGGCTGCCTCTCAG GCCAGTGAGTCGGGCAGTGCGGACGACACTCAGAGCCAGGTCCTGGAGTGGCAGGAGATGGTGACTGAGGCTGTCAATGCCAGGGACCGGGCCAGGGAGGAGAAGGCTAATATGGCACTTCGTATCAGCCAaatggaggaagagagagagg AACTGATTGAGGATGACTGGTTCTTTCCTGGCTGCTCCGATCCAGCACTGGCCACTCAGCAGCAGGagttggaggaggagctggCTCAAGCTCGGGGGCTCGGTCAACACAGGGCCAAGAAGCTAACGGCTCCAGCCCAACGCAGCCTGCAG GAGGACTTTGAGTTCGATGGACAGGTCCCATTCCATGACCCACACAGTACCTCGGAGAGCACGACCCCGATGGAGGGAGAGAATATGGGAGGTTGGTGGCCCGAGTACAGTTCTCCAGATACAG ATGGTTTACGGTCTGTTGTGGAAGAGCTAGAGCTGGAAAGGAACCAGCTGCAGGAGCAAATCCTGAGTCTGGAGGAGCGCTGTCAGGATTTAGAGGACCGGCTGCAGCTGCAGGCGCGCATTGAGGCACTGCAG AACGAGTCGGAGAAACTTCAGAGCCAGCTTGCCAGTGTCCGAAGTCAACAGAGCAGAGATGCAGAGAAGCATCAGCTGTTGGTTAGCAGTCTCAATGAACAGCTCAAAGG GCTGAGTGACACACAAGAATGCCTGGAGAGTTCCCTCATTGAGAAGGAGAACACTTTAGCCAAAACATCAGAGAAACTCGAGCTCATCAGCAGCCTCAGAGAATCTCTGAGCGAGAAAGAGATACAGTACAGAGATGTGTCTGACAAGCTCCTCCAGGCTGATCACGCT CTCGATAACATTTCCAAGAAATTCAGCAGCTCAGAGAAACAGTGCTCCGAGTTGAGAACAGAAGTTTCCGACCTCACGCAGAAGTTGACTGCGCTGAAGGAGAAG acacaaaaacaagatgtCACCATAGAAACTTTACAAACTGAGCTGGATCAGACAAATGAGGAGTTGGATAAATTAAACTCTGCCCACTTGGAAGAAAGAGCCCAACTCATTCATGACCTTCAAACCTGTGAGCGGGAAATTGATAGTCTTAAGGACACGGTGttggaaaaagacaaagagataTCAGCCCTCTCTGTTAACATGGCTGAGTACACAGAGCAGATCTTGGTGCTAAAGCAGGATGTCAAACTCAAAGAAGAGAGTCTGATTCAGGTAGAAACAGTTCTTCGGAAAGCTGAGCAGGAGGCCATGATTATCAGAGATTCACAAAATTCAGACCAGCAGGCTCTAAACAGCAAAATCACAGAGGTGGTCGAGAAACTCAATGACGCTGAGGAGGAGTTAGTCAAGGCCAAAGAGAAGGCAGAGTACAAAGACGCTGAGGTGGAGCAGCTGCTAAAGCAGGTCGAAGATGATAAGAAAATGATTCAGGAGCTTCGAGGGGAGCTCCAGAAACAGGTGGGGAGTCATTCTCATCATCTACTTGAATGTGAAACACACATCACCTCATTGAAGGAACAGCTGATGTTATCCACTCAGAAGCTGCAGGAGTCAGAACAACTGGTTTTACAACTCAAtgacaaaaacaccaacaatgaTAAATTAGAGCAAGAGCTTCACGATAAAGAACAGACGTATGAAAACGAACTAAAATCCTTCAAGGAAGAACACAACAAGCTTCTGGCACAGGTGGAAAAATACAATAATGAAATGCAAAAATTGTCCAAACAATTAGAGGAGCGAACACAGAGTGAGGAACACATCCACAAAGAGATGCAAGAGAAAGTTGAAACACTCGAAAAGCAGCTGAGTGCAAATGATAAACATGCCGAGGATGAAAGGCAGAAACTCAGCAGTGAATTGCAAGTGCGAGATTCCGAAAACCAGAAATTGAGCAGTGAGCTTAAAAGCAAAGCTGAAAACATCTCCAAACTCAAGAaccttttaaaaagcacaaagGCTGAGAAGCAGAGGGTGACTGACGAGCTTAAGTTGCAAAAGCAGGCAGTCAAAGAGCTCAATGAAAAGGTATCGTCTGCACTTGAACTCAATAGCTGCCTAGAGAGTCAGGTACAGTGCCTAacgaaagaaaaagagagacttACAGAAGAAGTGAGTGAAAGTATACAAAACAAAGATTCCTTACAAGCCCAAATATCCATGTTGGAAACACAGAATTCACAAAATGATACAACTCAAAAAGGGCTTCAAAGAGATAATGAGCAACTGACTCTTCAGATCAAGGAGTTAAATGGAGTCCTTGAACAAAGTACACACTCCACCACAGAGGTCCTCttagcaaaaacaaatgaatgtagtCGTCTCAATCAGATACTAAGAGAGAAGGAGGATGAggtgaagcagctgcaggacCGGGTGCAAAATTTGATGTCTGAGGTCGATCAGATTAAGCTTGATGGAGCACAGAAGGAACAGGCCACTGTTGATCTCCACATGCAATTAGAGGCTgaacaaaaccaacaaacacaaCTCCAGGAAACTGTGTTTATGCTGCGAGAGCAGGAAAGCAGTCTGAGGTCTGGGTTAATGGAGAAGGATGCTAAATTAAAAGAGAAGCAGGAAGAGTGCCATGGTTTACAGAATGAAATTTCCAAGCTGCAGGCTGAGGCTGAGTCACTTAAAGAAGAGCTCACACAACTCAGACAGCAACTGCATGAGGGAGATGAAATGTTAAAAGATACAATGCAGCagtgtcaaaaacacaaagacgaaTTAAATCATGCAACCAAGACTGTTGAGGCTCAGAGGGACCAAATCAGCGTCATGGAGGAAAACACCAGAAAGCTGAAGTCTGAAGCAGAGCTGTGGCAAGCAGAATTGTCTCACTCCAACAGCCGTATCCAGACGCTCATTGAGGAAATCCAACAGCATCGAGCTGCTTGTGAATCCAGAGAACAGGAGTTAGTTCAGCAAACACAGTTGGCCACAAACCTCGATTCACAGCTTAAAGTAACTCTTGAACAGATCTCCGATCTCAGCAAGAATATTAGTACTCTAACAGAAGATAATCAGACACTAAAAAAAGAGTTGTCTCAGAACATTACATCAGTTTCTGAACTTACCACTGAAATGAGTTCACTCCAGGAAAGAAATTCTGGCTTTGAAATCGAAATTTCAAATAGTCAGAAAGAAATCAGCAGCCTCTTGAGGGAAAAGGAGGAGCTCACTGTTGCAGTAAAGGAATTAAAACATATTCTGAAAGAAAGTGACGAGTTAAACTCTGCAGGTTTATTTGAGAAAACAAACGAGTGTGCTAATCTGTCAAAAACAATaagggagagagaagaacaaCTTCAGAGTATACAGGAACATGTTGATGgattaaaaatgcaaatcagtCAATTTAGCAAGTCCTCGGAAGAGAAAGAAGCAGCATTATCAGAACAGAGGTTTCAGCTTGAGGCTCAGCAGAATCAACTGCTACAACTTCAGGATTCTGTATCAGCTCTACAGGAACAAAGCTCTGCGCTGAAGTCTGGGCTAATGGAGAAAGACTTGTTGTtgcagcagacagcagaggaATCTAGAGTTTATCAGAATGAAGTTGCGCTACACAAGGAACTCGTATCACGACTGCAGGAAGAGGTACAATTGCTAAGACGAGAGTGTTTGGATGTGAAACAGCAGATAGAACAGAAAGAACAAACACTAAATGAAGTGTCTAAAGAGTTTCAGAGCCAAAAAGATGAGCTGAATAAACGAAACGAATCAGTGATTTCACTCAGCAGTCAGCTTGGTGCCATGAATGAGAATGCAGCAGAGATGGAGATTGAAATGACAAACCTGAAGGATTCTGTCCAGAAGCTCACTGCAGAGAAGAGTCAGCTGACACAGGAGGACAACCAGAGGAAAGCAGAGATTGTAGACTTTAAAGACAGCATTCTGGCCCTAAATGAGCAGAACACAAGTTTAAAGTCTGAACTTCAGAACATAGTGACAGAGGTCACAGAACTCAGACAATTTGTCTCTGATAAGGAGATTGAGCTCAAAGCAGCATATGCTGAGCTGGAGAATCTTACTCTGACcttgaaagaaaaagatgacACCCTGAACCAAAAGGAGAATCTGATACAGCAGCTCAACAGCAACATCACTGAGCAGCAGGGGCAGCTGAAGCAGAAAGCAGACGACAGTGTTGGTTTGAATACAAAAGTTTCAGATCTTGAAGATTGTGTCTGCAAGCTCAGAGGTCAAGTTGAAAACCTTACTGCAGAGTCCTCCACACTAAAAAACAGGTTGGAGTCAAGGGAATTGTCAAACCTTGAATTACAGAGTCATTCTTCAGCTGCTGTTGAAAGTCTTCAGTCAAATCTTCAATCTAAAGAGGCTGAATGTGAGACCTTGAAAGAACAGATTTCACACCTTAAAGAATCTGTCACGAAGCTCAACGGTAGCCTGGAAGCACAGATGGCCAATTCAGAAAACCTAAGAAAGGCATTAATGGAAAAAGAGGCAGCTCTTCTGCACCAATCAGAGACTCTTAAGGATGTTCAGAGAAGAGCAGATGAGGCTTTGCTCTTCAAGTCACAGTTCATGGAAAGCACCGAGTTGGTGTCACAGCTGCAGAGTCACAATGAGCTGTTGTCTGCCGAGGCAGAAAATCTCAGAAAGTCATCAGAGGAAACACATATTGCGTTCAGTAACCTAAAAGAGAAATATGCAGCCAGTTTGGAGGAGCTGCAAGACATGAGGAGGCAAATGTCTCACCAGGTTGATGAGGTTTCCAAACTGCAGAGGTTATTGGATGATTTCAGTATGGAACGTCAGGCAGCAACTACAACCATagaaacactgagaaatgaGTTATCTGTAATCCATCACAAACTTGAGCAAAGTGGAGATCTGAACACGAGTCTCACAAAGGAAAAGGACGAAGCGTTTTCTGCTAATCAAGCAAGTGTGTCGATGCTGACCCTTGAGATAGACAGGCTCAAATCACAGCATCTTCAAGTTGTTGCACAAATGGATGCACTGACAGAAAACCTGGAGCAGAGAGAAATGGCTCTCCATGCAATTAATAGTCAGTACACAGCCCAGGCCAAACATGCATCACAGCTGGTCTCAGAAATGCAAAAACTAGAGGAGAAAAATCAGCAACTTAAGAAGGAATTTGGTATGTCAAAAGCAGAACATCAGAACCGTCTTACCTCTGTCTGTAACGAGAACTCACATTTGCAGGACGAAGTAAGAAAGCTTCTTGCAGAGAAGGAAGAGCTGGAAAGGAAACATCAACAGTTGTGCATGTCACAGGGGGAACTGCAGCTTCAAATGGAGCAGCAGTCCAGCAGCATGAAGGAAATGGTGGAGAAAATGGtgctggagaaggaggagcTTCAAGCAAAG AAGCTGGATGAAAAGATGGTTTACAAAAAATTACCTGAAGAAATCACCAGATCACGGGAAGTGGAGACTctgag gtgtgacacagagaggaaggacaCGCTTCTAGTCAAg CAGGAATCTTTGGCGGACACGATGGTGAGTCAGTTGGAGTCAGAGAAGGTTCGACTTCATGGAGACCTGCAGCGGTGCATGTATGAGATCCAACAACGAGACCACTACCTCCAGCAACTCAACACCAAG CTACAGCAGGCTGTCGAAGAAAAAGGGGCCTGTGCAGCTCAGATGAGAGCTGTTGTCCAAACCCTGAGGGACACACAGAACCGCTGCCACTGGCTGGAAACTCAAGTACAAGGCCAAGCTCAG CAGGGGTCAGTGTATGCTGAGGTTGCACCCGGAGCCCCACAGGAGAGAAGCCGTGAGTCTATGGTTGTTGAAACGGCTGAAGTCGGTCAGCTCCGTGATAG gctgCTGGAGGTGGAGCAGATTCTGGCCGATGAGAGAGCAAGGAGAGAGACAGCTGAGGAAGCTTTACGTCTGGCCgaggacagagtgaagag TGTGTCTGGTGCATCCAGAGTTGACGAACCCGATTTCAGTATCGACATGGAGACGGAGGAGGGATGGGGTGCTCTGAGTCTCGACCCCAACCAGCCTCTGATCACACGACAG GTGAAAGGCGGCATGGTGGCGTGTCGTCGCTGGCTCAGAGGGAGGAGCCTCTACTTCTCCAAGCTGCTGACCAGCCGCACTCGCTCTCGATACCTGTTCCTGGCCTACTTGCTCACAATCCATGTGCTTGTCCTCATGTGCCTCACTGGCGCCCTGTAG